The Astatotilapia calliptera chromosome 17, fAstCal1.2, whole genome shotgun sequence genome has a segment encoding these proteins:
- the LOC113009477 gene encoding poly [ADP-ribose] polymerase 11-like, which produces MLENTLVEYMDTADTPWCWYYLADCGQWHQFEDDPDLPFSSEAVENFYLKNSKAVLNTSSFSYRGQIDFSAMLLTDLTAGRQKRIRRSYNTEKRCSCFSLAPVFWESFDPESPYQLIPLSEHSPEYWTVKHYVKTDGLLDRTILSINRIQNLDLWELYCRKKKQLMRIQGIKEIQERRLFHGTDIKNVDYICKYNFDVRLAGQHGNRYGKGIYFAKHATLADRYSPSSSKPLPVYGGKTQPVHSGETKIIFLARVMTGNPIAGEPDFQKPDHENPENLHDSCVDDVNHPRIFVIFDPNQIYPEYLIQYS; this is translated from the exons aTGTTGGAAAATACATTAGTGGAATATATGGATACAGCTGACACCCCTTGGTGCTGGTATTACCTTGCTGACTGTGGACAGTGGCACCAGTTTGAG GATGACCCCGATCTCCCCTTTAGCAGTGAGGCTGTTGAAAATTTTTACCTGAAAAACTCCAAGGCTGTTTTAAACACATCATCTTTCAGTTACAGGGGCCAGATTGATTTCTCTG cgATGCTACTGACAGACCTCACCGCAGGGAGGCAAAAAAGAATCAGGAGAAgctacaacacagaaaaaag GtgttcctgtttcagccttgcTCCTGTTTTCTGGGAATCGTTTGATCCCGAATCGCCATACCAG ttaatcCCTCTGAGTGAGCACTCCCCCGAGTATTGGACAGTGAAACATTATGTAAAGACCGATGGGCTGTTGGACCGAACCATTCTGTCAATCAACAGGATACAGAATTTGGATCTTTGGGAATTATATTGCAG gaaaaagaaacagctgatgaGGATTCAAGGCATCAAAGAAATTCAAGAGAGACGACTCTTTCATGGGACTGATATCAAAAATGTGGATTACATTTGCAAGTATAACTTTGATGTACGGTTAGCTGGACAGCATGGCAACAGATATGGCAAAG GAATTTATTTTGCCAAACATGCAACATTAGCCGACAGATACAGTCCGAGCAGCTCGAAACCACTGCCAGTTTATGGCGGGAAAACACAACCTGTACACTCTGGAGAaactaaaattatatttttggcTCGGGTGATGACTGGAAATCCAATTGCTGGAGAACCTGATTTTCAAAAACCCGATCATGAGAATCCCGAAAACTTGCATGACAGCTGTGTTGATGATGTCAATCATCCTagaatttttgtcatttttgatcCAAATCAAATATATCCGGAGTATTTGATTCAGTACAGCTGA